The genomic DNA AAACACCTTAAATAGGACTATCTCATGTGCAGAACCTATGAGAAACCAAAATAGTTATAAAAAGCTATAGTAATAATTATGTTATAGAACAAACAGGCATTAATTTCCTGTTCGTATAgattgtcaaaaaagaaatcatGTCATTAGAGTTTGGTAATTCTAATTTTTCTCTGCTAATGAAATCAATGGTATCATTGAAGAAGATATTAACCATTCAAGTAAGATCTGGAGCTCATGAAAAATATACAAATCCTCACACCGAGGGATCCTAAAACTAACATGAATTCCACAAGCTCATCCCTAGCTGAAGACACTGATCTATGttttttcatcttcaacaaatttCAAAAGCAGTTCAAGAATGCATATAGGTTCCCCTTCAACTCTTAGATTGGCTCCTAGCAGCATTTCGTCTGGCGCAGCATCCCACAAAGTATATAATAGACTGGTGTTGCACAAAATAAAAGTCAGTGGAATTAATACAAAGCTGAAGAGAGAGTATTGAAGAAATGATTAAGACCATAAAACTATTTATCATATATGGCTACGAGGTAGTTAAATCTCAGTTATTTATAGAATAACACATCACAAGTTATTACCATATTACAAAGAGGCAACAATGTCTTACCAAAACcgcaaacaaaacaacattgaaTATTGCAACAACTCTCCACTCGATTTTCATGTACTGTGCCACGCCAGCCCTAGAACCAACATTGAGAATAACACAATGATAGTGAGATAATGTACTCATCTAGAAAAATATAAACGGAACATGGACAATCAGGAATAAAGATCCTCTCCATCAGTCAAAAGAAATGAAAGACAACATTACATGTTTTTAATGTCGCTAATTCTAGAAATATGTATTTATACACTCAAATACATAGTAATGGATGGAACCGTCTATTTCTTCTTAGAAATGGAGAGGATTGACAATCAGCAATAAGGCATGCTTACTTGCAAGAATCACAATCATAGCATTTGACGGCTCGAGAATTTTTGTACCGCTTGCAATCATGGTTGGGGCTAACTGGTTGAAAGGTCAAGTCGTAGTAGGATGCATTTACAGCAGGATATCCACATCTAAGTTAAATAAATTCCCAGGATATAAGAATATCAGAGACATGTATTGAGTTTCTTATctgaaaaataaactatattctAAATTGAAATAAACTTGAGCGGTTATTATAAATAAGGGAATTCTTCGGAAGGAAAGGAGAACCTACTCAGAAGGTGGTCGGCAACAGCCAGCCTCAATTGGGGTCAATTTAGCTAATTTATATTGTTTCGGAGTCTGCATAACCCCCAGATTGGAAAAAAGGGGTAAATAACAAGTTTTGTGAGTGTAGAAAATAACAGTGAATTCAATTTTCTGGAGTAGTATAGATAACACACCTTATATCTTTTGGACAGGTTATTGCAGTCTTCAGTTTTGACTAGACAAGCCCTCAATCGCTTCCAATTATGAGAATTGTTTAACTAAAACAAGAAAAAACCAAGGAAATGAATGTTGCAGTGTCGCTGTGCACCATCATTTCTTTATGTTGAGAAGAGTCTTACCTCTTTGAGAAACCAAGAGCTATAATCTTGAAGTTGATACTCCTTGTACCTAAGCATATAAGTATGCTGTCATTTATCGAACCAGACTATGTTATCAAGAATGAAATAATTGACTCCTTACCTCAAGCCAGTGACACTATGACCTGATCCATTATTAGTCACAATGAATCTGAAAAAATGGTAGAAAATACATAAGAATCAAAACAAGtaaccaaaatcaaagaaaataagtCAACTTTAAAGGACGACCAAAACAACAGATAGGACTCAATTTATGAATTCATGGCAGAGGCAATAACTAAAAGCAATTACAAGAAATGATAATGTAGAAAGCGGAAATAACTGTCAACAAACTTGCACACTTACACCAATACCGTGAAGACCAGGATTCCCACCAAGATGAAAAACAACATGATCAGATACTGCAAGTGCAATGTCAAGGACAATTCCCTTAATCCAAAATTTCTTAGCAGAGTGTTTGGTTTTATGgttatgaaaattgattttaatttgcaATTGTTCACATAAAAGTGAGTAGAATCataaatttgagaataaaaacCATGTTTGCACGCAAAAGCAACAAAGTCTAGTTTCAAGTTAGAACTTAGAACCAATTCTAAAGGAAAAATCAATCATAAACTCCCAAGGATACAACCCATAACAGCATGGAGCTTCTTTTCATGGCACCTAAGAAACCAACAATGGATCTGTATGgtacaaaacaaaaatgtgtTAGAAGACGATAAAGCAagagaaaaaattcaaaagaaaataaggcaccaaaatcataaagaaagtgaaaaaaCTGACATTAAGAATATAACAGCTCCAATGCTTAGCACAGGTATAGTGAGAGACTTTCTGCAGGCATCAGGACGAGTGCTCATCCACACCCCAAATATTATCACAACTATGGCCAAAACCTGCACAATGAGAATGTTATCAACATGTAGCACTCACAGTTCAGAATGAAGACATGTCCGATGTCCAGCACATATGATATGTCTAATATAACATCGACACAATGCTGACACAAACAGTTACATTAAATcgcattttttaaattagagtGAAGACACAATTTGGTTTCTCACAATTTTCTCTCGGCCCAATACAGtctccaacaaaaaataatactcgTACTAGTCTCTGACATTTTTATATCAATTAGTCCATATCTTATAGTAAATTAGGGACTAATTTGTTCTCCGTAAAATAAATTGCCACAAACTAATGTGGTAAAAAATTGTGAGAGACTAAATTGAGCATTTACTCTTAAAATCATTATTGGTGTCTACATGTGGTGTGGGTGTTGTCTCTTGTCTTAGTGGTAAGcacaacatcaacaaaaaatgCTGGAGAGTTCAATTAATTagtacccaaaaataaaaacttgctAGAAATAGAAAGGGTTAACAGAATGAACAGCAAGTACAAAACACAAAGTGGGTTTGCAAAAAGAACAGCAAGTACAAACACAATAAAAGCAATGGAAAATGGAACAAAcccaaatgatttttttttaccggTTTTGAAAAATTTCAGGCATTTCAACCAGTGTAAGGGAAATGCAACCTAAAATTAACAGTAAATCATAAAGAACATCATTCACAGTAGAAGAAAAGGAATACTTACCATGGTGAGAAAGTTGATCCATCTAGTAACAAAGGTGCTAGTTCCCATCCCCATTTTTTCAGAAGAGGGAAAGGGAAAATTATGAGCTAGCTAgaatgtgtttattttattcaaatgattgttttttgtttgtttctaaaacaagaaatggaaattaaaaaagaaaaagtaagaaGAAAGAGTTACTGTTTGATGTTATgatatgaatgaatatttatgatgatGGTGACGCACACGGTGTGTTTAATGTAACTTTGTAAGCCAAAGAAAACCCAACACCCTACGACACAGCATCCTATGCACACCATGCCGATGAGACCGTAACATAACCATAACCGTGACAAGTAACACCAACATCCAAAAAGCTGTCTTTTTTTCAGTTGATCCGGTAGTTTAGTGACTAAaacttcacattttttaaaatgaaaagatagGTTGTCTAAGCTTTGAATTTCAATCTCTACATATATTACTCTACAAATCACCTGACTCACGAAGACACCAAAAAGTTGTCTTTAAtggataaatattaaataaatctagTAATTCAAACTTGTGAGCCTAAACATTGGGTCACAGTCACACATTCCACTTACAACGTTCACTTGTTATTCAAATGTTGGTTTTACTGTTATCAatgagaaagaaacaaaaaccaaaaacaaacaagaaataaataaaactactCCCTATAGAGGAAAGATAAGGAAGATGGTGATTGATTCAAAATGTGAATATGATCTACACACTAGATTCTTGTTTGTTCAGCTAACCAATCGATACACATGTATGGACAAAACTCAATTCAGACTAATTAAATGCCGGATATATAGGCTACAATTGCATAAACCTGTACTTCCTaggttttaaaaattaattttcgttttcttaatatactttttttttaaagaagtttttttaatatcctttttttttttcattttaagtaaatactttttttagataaatgttatttagtttttaatatATCAGTAATGTTAACTTTCCTTCATAATTTTATTGACATGTTTCAGATGCATGCATTGAGTATCATTAGTTAGAATTGTCAAGAAGATGTTCTTGCTTTAAAATACCTAGTTCGATACGACAAACaggatacaaaatattttttctgttttcttgtcttttttaCAATTGACAGAACATTGAGTTTTTTCATAGGTTGCACTAAAGTTTGTTGAATcgtcaatcaattttaataacagTTTACTTGATAAGAGATGACACTTCTTCAAAGATAAGTCATACACTCACTCTCAAACACTCCAATTGCTTAAATTGAAAGCTCTAAGCCTGATATTTGTTTTATCTTCTAAACTTCAGTAGAattttaaggagaaaaattcaaataatgaCTAATACCGACTCTGGTAGGGATGACTACAAATATTCATTATTTTAGTCGAATTGGTGGCAATAATCGCACAcattaaatgtggagaaatgCAAAATTGCAAATTTGAATTGCACTTCGATACTTCACATAAATAAAACTTGCTGCTATCATGAGTTATACTTGTAGAACGACTACATATTCTATTCTCCAAACTTGTTATAAAGTTCTAAGATGTAATACAAATTTGGTTATTAAATTtcttagtttttattttgtccaaaaaagtatgcttataaaaatttaaatttatactacaatcatttaatattttataagaaaaatatgaatgataaaaaatattgtatccATCTCACAATGAATGactcatttataaaaaataaaaagttctcTCAAAATGAATGACTcttaatttttcaattcaacattagttatttttttcttctaattataTACtctaattaatgttatttgcatcattttcaagtcaatatttttcattttatatatataaagtcaTGCTAACAAGAACCTAACAATTATGAATACACCaacacttaataataatttggtaaataattatacattatttttaatcGATGTGAAGTAATCAAATGAGATACTTATGAGACAGAagagataataaaatttcatgtATGTAAATCTTCACAACTTGAACCTTGTCATTAAAACtttctttgaataaaactaTGTTGTGAGGATGAATTTCCAAACagttattttgttgatttttattagTAGTAGTTTCGAAAGCAACTAATTTTGTGAATTAAATGAACCGATAGTGATACTTGACCAATTATTGGTCCAACTAGCCCGACAGttgctaaataaaattttgttgggAACGAGTCATAccctttttatttgtttattttgatataaactTAAAAGGTCTTGTACACCAATGTCCTAAGTGCACTCTTTAAGAACTCTTCatcaagaaaatatttattgaaaaagttaaatagtcaatttttaaTGTATTGAATTGATCAATTTCTATAAAAACTTGTTATTTAAGGTTGTCAAAGAGTGTCCTAAGAACACTCATTAGCATTTTCCAAACTTAAGTAAATTAAATACAAGTTTCAAACTTTGGTAATAAAAATCTAATGGCTGGTGAACACAGCAAACAGAGTTCAATCAACTCATTTTCTTATTAGCCAAGCCTCTGCACAATGCCAGCCTTAATTTTATATGTGCAATTTACCAGAGAGATTATACTACATATATGCAGTAGTTGTTTCAAGAATTGCTACtatttcataatataatatactcGACCATGAAGATTAAATAATTTCTCAAGTGGTCGCTGTGCACAAAAAAGAACAGAAATATATGACATCATTTTAACCTAGGAGCACGGATTCCACCCGGCCTTTTTTTTCTGGGAAAGAAAACTTCGACCCACGCCACAAACCTCTTGTATAATTAACTTGAAGTGCTCCTATGATTGCAGCCAGCACTCCCCAAAAGAATGTACAATCACCAAAAATCAGGCAATGACTTGTTCAGAGGCACATGCCACAACTATTCTACTCTATTTGCACATGTCATAATAATTGATTTCATCATTTCTTTATCCAAAGACGTTTGAACCATCACCTGCTCAAGATGATTACTGTTTAGGATTAAATTATACTATGCATGAGTATGAAAATAGGTGATTTCCATCAATAGCCAACCAGCAGTTAGAAGAACAAAGATAAGAGaagaaaacagaaagaaaaaatcaaaccgCCAAAAAGCATATACAAATAAGTGAACCTTTCATTGGAAAAACCTTAGATGAGCTGTGTTTGAACATATTTGAGAAAACCAAGGTCGGATTGTGCTTGAAACATGACTTTGGTTCTAAACTAAAACCTTGGAGTGTGGAAATGAGGAAAAAAGGTTGTTTTTCTGTTGATTTGGGCCATGGTTTGCAAACAACAATCCACAAATG from Medicago truncatula cultivar Jemalong A17 chromosome 8, MtrunA17r5.0-ANR, whole genome shotgun sequence includes the following:
- the LOC25502034 gene encoding tetraspanin-10 codes for the protein MGMGTSTFVTRWINFLTMVLAIVVIIFGVWMSTRPDACRKSLTIPVLSIGAVIFLISIVGFLGAMKRSSMLLWVYLIMLFFILVGILVFTVLVFIVTNNGSGHSVTGLRYKEYQLQDYSSWFLKELNNSHNWKRLRACLVKTEDCNNLSKRYKTPKQYKLAKLTPIEAGCCRPPSECGYPAVNASYYDLTFQPVSPNHDCKRYKNSRAVKCYDCDSCKAGVAQYMKIEWRVVAIFNVVLFAVLSIIYFVGCCARRNAARSQSKS